The Haloplanus salinarum genome includes a region encoding these proteins:
- a CDS encoding class I SAM-dependent methyltransferase, with protein MTDHRRENRRLWNAWSDDFQALWNADTADGYLPPAPSPFVDDAPGGPQPDVLDSVAGLEYVELGCGGGQASVGTADLGADTVVGVDLSGEQLRHARRLRDFYGVDARFLQGDVTNLPFPDDSFDVASSEAVYQMIEHLGEAFREVRRILRDDGVFVVSVPHPIREMVDLEAETFERSYIGSEAKAHGFSRGMKPT; from the coding sequence ATGACCGATCACCGACGCGAAAACCGGCGACTCTGGAACGCGTGGAGCGACGACTTTCAGGCGTTGTGGAACGCCGACACGGCGGATGGTTACCTCCCGCCGGCTCCCTCGCCGTTCGTCGATGATGCTCCCGGCGGGCCACAACCCGACGTCCTCGATTCGGTAGCCGGGCTGGAGTACGTCGAACTGGGTTGTGGCGGCGGACAAGCGAGCGTCGGCACCGCCGACCTGGGTGCCGACACCGTCGTCGGCGTCGACCTCTCCGGCGAACAACTCCGACACGCACGGCGATTGCGGGATTTCTACGGCGTCGACGCACGGTTTCTGCAGGGCGACGTGACGAACCTGCCCTTTCCCGACGACAGCTTCGACGTGGCTTCCTCGGAGGCGGTGTACCAGATGATCGAACACCTCGGGGAGGCGTTCCGCGAAGTCCGCCGAATCCTGCGGGACGACGGCGTCTTCGTGGTCAGCGTACCCCATCCGATCCGCGAGATGGTCGACTTGGAGGCGGAGACCTTCGAACGGAGTTACATCGGTAGCGAGGCGAAAGCCCACGGCTTTAGCCGTGGGATGAAGCCGACATGA
- a CDS encoding transposase, producing the protein MSDRPQRTNTYTAEATSNRYRQCLFDWLAAHAPLWNQITYRRRQAYFSDDGDVWDADYTDLYDEYAPILGKATCQQIARKNSEAWRSHFRLLDKYHDDSGPTVTEKPSPPGYWGTRDEGYELHGLVRNDLYTFDWDENRSTLEFGVGDVLEDRYDFEHNERVTLEVRGNPQWDGDDSRLELIYDEHAAQLRVQHPVRIRPDNLQQQRKDAFTHTLDSENTTQAAAIDVGANNTLAVVTEGGETAVYHARPEFNRFQSHSERIATLQSELPEEEYTSHRIKRLYDERSRKRNHSRDAAVKHVTDWLLERNVDTVYVGDLADVLDTHWSADVNEKTHAFWSHRQLLERIQLTLGDVGIVVPEVSEADSSSECPECASSDVTRNGDSFRCHDCELDAHSDVAGAWNILQSEVGAMARPAALSAERGRDAPQEGAYWQWNEHDWILADFGEQSRSVDQPSLSKPASWQPG; encoded by the coding sequence GTGAGCGACCGGCCACAGCGAACGAATACCTACACTGCTGAAGCAACCAGCAACAGGTATCGGCAGTGTTTGTTCGACTGGCTGGCCGCCCACGCCCCGCTCTGGAATCAGATCACCTACCGACGCCGCCAAGCCTATTTCAGTGACGATGGCGACGTGTGGGACGCTGACTACACCGACCTGTACGACGAGTATGCCCCCATCCTTGGGAAAGCAACGTGCCAGCAGATCGCTCGCAAGAACAGTGAAGCGTGGCGCAGTCACTTCCGGTTGCTTGACAAGTACCACGACGACTCCGGCCCGACAGTGACCGAGAAACCGTCACCACCGGGGTACTGGGGCACACGTGATGAGGGCTACGAGTTGCACGGCCTTGTCCGCAATGACCTCTACACGTTCGACTGGGACGAAAACCGGAGTACACTCGAATTTGGCGTCGGTGACGTACTCGAAGACCGCTACGATTTCGAGCACAACGAGCGTGTCACGCTCGAAGTTCGGGGCAACCCGCAGTGGGACGGTGACGATAGCCGCTTGGAACTCATCTACGATGAACACGCTGCCCAGCTTCGTGTCCAGCATCCCGTTCGCATTCGACCAGACAATCTGCAACAACAGCGGAAGGATGCTTTCACTCACACACTCGACTCCGAGAACACGACGCAGGCAGCTGCTATCGACGTAGGTGCGAACAACACGTTGGCTGTTGTCACCGAAGGCGGTGAAACCGCTGTGTACCATGCTCGCCCAGAGTTTAATCGGTTCCAGAGCCATTCCGAGCGGATCGCCACACTCCAGTCAGAACTTCCAGAAGAAGAATATACGAGCCATCGCATCAAGCGGCTGTATGATGAGCGGTCACGAAAACGCAATCACAGCCGTGACGCGGCGGTGAAACACGTTACTGATTGGCTGCTTGAGCGGAATGTTGACACGGTGTATGTTGGTGACTTGGCCGATGTACTGGACACTCATTGGAGTGCTGATGTGAACGAGAAGACTCACGCCTTCTGGTCACACCGACAGCTACTGGAGCGGATACAACTGACACTCGGTGATGTTGGAATTGTAGTTCCAGAAGTAAGCGAAGCCGATTCGAGTAGCGAGTGCCCCGAGTGTGCAAGTAGTGACGTGACGCGCAATGGCGATTCGTTCCGCTGTCACGACTGTGAATTGGATGCTCATAGTGACGTGGCAGGAGCGTGGAACATCTTGCAGTCTGAAGTTGGGGCGATGGCCCGGCCTGCTGCCCTGTCTGCTGAACGCGG